The genomic region ACATCAAGGAACCTCATCGGAGTCGGAGTGTAGACACTCGGTTTGACATCAtttccaccaccacaccaCCCCTTTCTCCCTCCCGCCCCGTGGCGAAAGGTACTTCCGCACCCGACAAAACAATGGAACCCCCAAGGGAGTGTTTCATTTCAACGCACCGATGGGCATGTTTGAGGACCTGCCGGGTAGGACGGGAGCCGGGAGGCTCGGTGGGGCGGGATGTGAACAAAAGTGTCTCACTGGATTCAGGTTAATCAGGGTGATACACTTCACCGTGGTGCGATCGAGATCAGTGGCGCCTCCAAAAGCCAAGATGCGTGAGAACATTCCcaaactcccccccccccccccccccccccggggcGTTACACTTTCTCCTGGGCATCTCCAGAGCCCTCGCCACCGGCCGCTCCCACCCCGTACCGACGGATGACAATTGAACATGAAACTTTTTGAGGTCAATTGCAAGTACGCTGTTGAAAAGGATCGGCACGATGGATTGGTTCCAATCCAGTTTCGATTACATTGcagtgaaatttgtttacccTCAGACTGCAGCCCTCGTtccaaaacaacaataaataaaaggcCACCCTACTTCCGAACACAAAACCATATCGAAAAGCTAATCAAACCGGGGCTTAaaaattcatcatcatcatcaccatcgctCAAAGGCTTGCATCGGCGTGTTGGGGGTAATAAAAGCGGGTGTCGGgaaaaaagtgggaaaaatcGAAACCGCACCAATAAACCGCGTGAGGTTCGTCGCTGCTGGTGGCGTTGAAATTCTTGCACGCCTTCACCGACGAACGGggtcccccccctccccggaTGTCGCGCGCACACCCCCATGAGGTCACTACTTTCTCCCGGACCGATTGAAAAAGGAGCCGTTTAACGAACGATTAACTTATTAACATATGAACAACAATAAACCAAAACACGTTTTTACGGAACGGGAAACCAGCTGGGCTGAattcaaaccaaaccaacttgACTTCTTGCTATTAAAACCTGCTTTCAAGGAGGCACACGAATGCGTCACAACATTGGAGTACGCGGTCAAGTGAACCGATCATAATCGATTCCCGTTACTCATTTGGATGGATGTCTTATGAAAAGCGGAAGGAAAGATGGAACAGGAGGGGGGGGCGATGTAATAACGATTATCCAAAAACAGATATGGAGGTCTGCCAGCGCCAAACTTGGGAAATTCCATTTAAACGATAGTGCTTTGGGCAAACattgaaaaaggcaaaaaaatgGCCACGATCGCAGACATAGTCCCAGGCGCGTCGTTGTGGTCGTCGGACGTCCTCATTCCGGTGCCCGTCCCAGGCAAAGTTCATTCACACCGCGCACGACGAGTCACCGCAAACCCTGCGAGACTTTTGGCCTACTTTGATCCCGGTTGTCGAGGAGCGGGCGTTGCAAGGGGATGTAATTGATGGTTTTTGGGACCCCGAACGGAAACGGTGGGAAAGAATGTAACATCCTAACGTCATAACCCCGGACTAGCCAGCACCTTTAACACCCTCGAACACCCGTTTGCGTGGACAGAGGGAGCTCGACGATCCCTGCCATAATCCGCGGTAGACAAACTTTCTTCTCCATCCTCAACGCCATTTGAATGGTGTTATGCTGCAGCCCCGTAAAGGTGTATGACCAACATTCTAGACCCCGGATTCTTACCGTTATGTTTTGTCGCCACCAGTCgagagaaggaaggaaggaacggCAAAACGGGGCCGTGGAAGCCAATGTTTTACGATTGGAGCTGGATGTGGATATATCTCTCTCCACACCGGTTAGGCCGAATGTTTTCGTGAAGCTGCACACTGACCACCACTTCTGCAGATCCGACGCGTCTCGGAAACTTGCTAAATtctattttcttctccttaCTTCGATGGCTCGCAGGTCACGAAACCAGCGCAGGCTAACGAGTTTATTCCGTATTCCACTCGAACCCTCTAATGCACCAGTTCCAATCGACAGTTGCTCAGCGAGCGGTGGACGGATCCTTTGACAACACTTTTCCCTGCTTGAACCACTTCACTTTACACTTTACACTTGTAGTATGTAGCGCTCTTCGGCACTCCGAAATATATTTGCTCGTCTCGTAAACGACTTTCCTGTGCTCGGTCAGCACTCGACTAACCCGTCCAGAGTCTAAGACGATCGCGCTGAGTCCATGCTCATTTAAATCTCACCGTAGTTCGAACCACTTCTCCTCCTTCCAAACGGCGCGTTCTCAAACACCAGCAACTTTCAGCTTTCTTTTCTTGCTCCGCTCTGTCTcgctttcttctttctttgtgGGTTCAAGAATGATCTCCCTGAACACCTTCTTCACCTGCGAGGTGCAAAGATCCAGAAGCACTCGGTCGGATGCTCCAGAAGCTGTATCGAGGTTCCGTCTCGTGCGTCCGTGCAGGCTGAATATCGACTGCAGACTGTGGCTGGCGCAACGGTTTTGGAGCCAGATAAAGAAGCAACATACACAGTTTTCTTTCGCTGCCAGTTCGCTCCCCAGTGCTCATTCCCCTTTGCGGGGGGTATGTTGTGTTGCTGTTATTATGCTGCTTCGCTCTTGCTACCAGTTGCTTCCCGAGGAGGGAGGCGCTCTTCTTCAGTCGTGTTTGAAATACCATTCTTACGCTGCACACGAGATAAACCGGTGCAAGACGATCGGTCTCGAGATGATTTTTTTCGAGAACTGTCTACTATTTTCTGAGCATTGCAAGCAATTGTAACCTACAAGTTAGTTTAGCAggttgatttatgtttttcaaaagaTATTTTCCTAACGGATATTTGATTTCcctataaaaaaacatatggcATTccacaataaatttaaatattattaaaaatagaACGCAATCGTcagttttgtaaaaaaaattaacagttACAGCATTAGGATCTTCATTTATTCCCAGAATATGtcatcttttttttaccaaccaTAGCACATGACAATTTATGTATGTGGAGTCGCTTTCCGTGCAAGCACAACAGCACatataaatcaaaattatcattgttgcatttttcttcttccatttcCATCAAGCGATTACTATCAAGTGTAATAATTAGCCTTCATCCCTCGCCTCCATTTTCCAGCCCGTTTTCCGGTGATGGAAAGCGTTCTTTCCTTTCTTCAAGTGGGAGTTCTCCCAGAACACTGCATCATTAGAAAAACTGCACTGCGCAACTTCGCCAAGCATGAAATGacttgaaatgaaatgtttgttcGCACAGTCGGTCGCATTGTCCATAATGGGACCGTATAGAGTGTTTTTCCCCCGCCGTAAAGAAGTAGAGAAATGCCACATTTAACATTAAAGGATAGTTAGTGTGTGAAGGTTCAAAAGGTGCTTGACCAGCGGACGAACTCGTCAGCGTTAGCAATCGACCTCTCGCGCAGTGCTGACCTGCGATCGTCACGTTCGAAAGTCGATAAATAATTGCTCCACCGGGAGTTATTATGTTGTTAGTGGTAATATTTGCATGATTTCTCCTACCGGTCCGCCGGCTTTGACGCACCTAGAAGCATTACGCACCGGGTGGGAAGAAgggaagggtggaaaaatcgaATGGATTCAAGCCGATCGGCGGAATTCGGCCCAGCATAGGCCCGAGCATTGGTCATGCTGTTATCGATTTGTACACTTTCAAATGTTATGGCGCACGGAGATCTATGACCTGATGATCGTAAAAGATGCCCATGATAATGAAACGGCCCCAAAAATTTCCCCCCAAAAGAGCTGCCTGCGGATACCCCTGGCGAGGGGACGGCCGGTGTATGTTGGTGTAATAATAATTTGCTGCTGGAGTGCTCGGTGGCGGCCCAATCTATGGCTCGAGCTCACCTCCTTTCTCCACGCCCGGTCAATGGTGGAAAGGAATGGGCTCGGAGCCGATGATGGTAAGCATTATTTCCGCGGGCTTACGGCTGTCAATCTACGATCTCTGGTACCTCGTTTCCCGTTCGTCTTCATCCCAGCCAGAAATTAGTCCACACGAATCACGACGAGAAATTTCCGCCCTACCCAGCGCCAGTCAATGAATTGCAAACACACCTAAAGATGACCGTATCTCCCGCATCCGAGCACCTCGGCCGGCGGTACGGGGTAGGCCAGATCCGATTCCCAAGTATTCTTCTGTGGGGCGCAAAAATCCGCTACGTCGCATGGCCGGGAAGCGTTTCCCACAACTCTTTCGCCTGGGAAGCGATCTTCCGCAGAGGAACGGCCAGCGAGACGGTCCACCCCACACCGGTTAAGATTATAAATAACTACATCATCAGCCATTATGGGGCGGCAAGTGCCCGGAGGCGAGATGGCATCGCCAGCCGCGCACGAGAAGCGCCCAAAGTTGTTGAATCGGAACGTACCCGCTCAGGCATGTAAAGCGGGACCAAACAAACGGTATAATTATAGTGCTAAACTGTCGGTAACAGTACCGCACTTTCAGCGAATCAATTACCCGTGTTATGCATGTTGGCACCTATTGGAAAACATTATAGGCTGATTAACCACACCTCGTATGCTTGATCGGTTAGAACATTGTCGATGCAAACTGACCACTTCAAACCAAATGGAAGATTTTAATCGTAGAATAACTAACATGCTTATCGGTTAAATTCTGAGATCAGGTACGATCGTTCTTGATGATTGAAGGCAATTATGCAAGCTAACAAAAGTAACAGATTTGAATAAGGGCTCTTTCATGTCCTTTTATACCGATTAAAATGGTAGTATGATTAAATTTTTGCTATGGGTCTAGAAAATAGGAAGAaacgattttaaatttcaaaattgttcTACTGAACCAAACCAGAAAGCACGTTTACTCAAAACTAGAGTGGACGGGGAATATTTAATTTGCTAAAAAACCATGTCACATGTTTaggtaataaaaaaattattaacgaacattagttttaaaatatttaccaagGTGTATGATGCTTCGTCTATGTACCTTGGTCATAGAGTAAATATTTTGCTTATAGAAAATGACAACTCAAACTGTCAAAGGCCGTTTGCCGTCctcgttgttttgttgtgatcCGCACATTCGTTCGTCAGTTCGCCTACCAGACGTTCGCACGCCCGTTGTCGTCATTACAGATTGATCGAACTGAACCATTGGACTTTGGATGGTGAGATTAACAGAACACAGGGGACAGAAAACCGGATTAAGTAGAGCGTTCGCGAAGCACGCAGGGAAAAAAGGTAAGTCACGTACGATGGTGAACGTTGATAAGAATGTTCTGTGGACGCGAAACCTAGATAACACAAGTGAAACGAGCGCTGATCGATTCTGCCAAATCactaattaatttaatatacGATAACTTGTGGTGCTGccaaaaagtgctttgaaaagtaagttgcttgtttttgctgcaatttaaaatatttacgcAAACCCCTTAAGGATGCGCAACCGACAAATGCCGAGGGTTCATGTAAGTAAATCTACAGTGAACCAAAGTATTGCCGGCCTACCTATTCCTACATGCCCTCTCTAATGCGTACCGCAAATACTGAAGCGATaacattgatttattttagccCAGTGAAGCCAAAGACAGTCCGCCTCATTTACCTGCTTGGCTCGAGTGCCACCGGAAGCCCGTCTTGATGATTTTGCGACTATACGCCACACTCATTTTCTGCTGGGATGTACTCATCATCCTGGTGCAGTTTTTCCTCACACTCCTGAAGTCCCTGTTTCACTTGGTGCGACCCCCGAAAGCGAAGAGTCTCACCGGAGAGGTCGCAGCCGTAAGTATCGAAGCAAATGGTAGACCGAGAGAACAATTTGAGATTGAATACGATTGATTAGCGGAACACTGCGTACCTTTTCAGGTGGTTGGCAGTGGTCGTGGTGTAGGTTACGATCTGGCCATTCAGCTAGCAGCACTGGGTGTCAAGGTGGCATGCATCGACATTAATACAACGGACAACGATCTGTTGGTGAAAAAGATTCAATCCAACGGCGGTGTGGCCTGTTCCTATGAATGTGATGTTACTAACAAGGCGGACATTAGTAAAACGGTTGGTGCCATCGAGAGCAACTTCGGAACCATCAGTTTGCTGTTTCACTGCTGCAATGTGCCAAGCGCTAGGAGTCTCGTTACGGAACCACCACCGATCGAGACCACACTGAACGTTGGTGttgtttcccattttttgGTAAGTCCAAATGCATATATAGATCATGCCTTTTTTTGTGCAATTAACTCACCTTTCCCACAATTGGCAGCTTCTAGAAGCAATCCTACCGAAGATGAAAAAAGCTTCCCACGGGCATGTCGTGTTTCTCACCTCAGTGGCGGGAGTCAGTGGGCTGAAGCACCAGATGCCACTGGCCGTTTCTCAGTTCGCCGTACATGGGCTGTATGAATCAACGCTGGAAGAGCTGCGCATCGAAAAGCGCCAGCACACAATCCACACCACACTGGTGCACATCTATCCATTCATCATCACCGACCACTGCCTCAACGATATCCGGTTGCGTATCTCGTCCGCGTTCGGGCGCATCAAGTCGGACGAGGCGGCCCGTCGCATCATTGCCGGCGTACGGCGGAACGAGCTCGAGATAAGCATTCCAAGATATCTGCTCCTTCTAAGTCACCTCCTACGACTGCTGCCCCGCAAGGCAACGCTGCTGCTTCGGGAGCTGATTGACACCGGATTGGATCTTTGAGAGTGGATTAaacgttgttttgtttgctattaCGTTGTTTCGATTTTGCTGCTAATATTTACGCTAACAAGCGATTATGCTTTGAATGAACTAAAAGACCAAATATAAATTTAGTCGTATATCGATCGGTACAGATTGTTTAATGAAATacacgcgttttttttttgttatagaAGTTATTAGAAATACTGTTTGGTGTACAAATTGCAGTTGACAATCAACGTTTGACTAAGCCCCACGTTGCTGTTTTCTTGATCAATAGTTTGATTGAATCTCGTGGCTTCATGTGCACCCCTCGATAGGATGGAAAAGAAGATCCTCTGCGTTGGGCTTTGCAACATCGATATCATACAAATATGTGATACGTATCCGGTGGAAGACTCCGACCAACGCTGCCAATCGAGCCGCTGGCAGCGTGGAGGCAATGCGTCGAACAATTGCACCGTTCTGGCAAACCTCGGCTCCCGCTGCGAGCTGCTAGCGTCGTTCAGCGATTCCAATACGTTCCAGTTCGCTCTGAACGATCTTCGGAAGCGACAGATCGCGTTCGACCACTGCGTTTACCATCGGAACACGGAGGTGCCACTGTCGACCGTTTGGCTGAGTCTAGCGACGGGCACGAGAACGATCGTGCACAGCAATCCGAATTTGCCGGAGCTAACAAAGGATGATTTCGCCAAGATCGACTTTGCGGAGTATGAATGGATTCATTTCGAGGTAGGAAAAGCGATATGCCTTACACGATAGCGATTATTCATCGTTTTGTCCCGTAGGGTCGACGTAACACGGCGGAGATAATGGAAATGATACACGCCATCAATCGCTGGAACGAAAACGGACATT from Anopheles coustani chromosome 3, idAnoCousDA_361_x.2, whole genome shotgun sequence harbors:
- the LOC131258769 gene encoding short-chain dehydrogenase/reductase family 16C member 6-like isoform X2, whose protein sequence is MILRLYATLIFCWDVLIILVQFFLTLLKSLFHLVRPPKAKSLTGEVAAVVGSGRGVGYDLAIQLAALGVKVACIDINTTDNDLLVKKIQSNGGVACSYECDVTNKADISKTVGAIESNFGTISLLFHCCNVPSARSLVTEPPPIETTLNVGVVSHFLLLEAILPKMKKASHGHVVFLTSVAGVSGLKHQMPLAVSQFAVHGLYESTLEELRIEKRQHTIHTTLVHIYPFIITDHCLNDIRLRISSAFGRIKSDEAARRIIAGVRRNELEISIPRYLLLLSHLLRLLPRKATLLLRELIDTGLDL
- the LOC131258769 gene encoding short-chain dehydrogenase/reductase family 16C member 6-like isoform X1 → MVRLTEHRGQKTGLSRAFAKHAGKKGNEAKDSPPHLPAWLECHRKPVLMILRLYATLIFCWDVLIILVQFFLTLLKSLFHLVRPPKAKSLTGEVAAVVGSGRGVGYDLAIQLAALGVKVACIDINTTDNDLLVKKIQSNGGVACSYECDVTNKADISKTVGAIESNFGTISLLFHCCNVPSARSLVTEPPPIETTLNVGVVSHFLLLEAILPKMKKASHGHVVFLTSVAGVSGLKHQMPLAVSQFAVHGLYESTLEELRIEKRQHTIHTTLVHIYPFIITDHCLNDIRLRISSAFGRIKSDEAARRIIAGVRRNELEISIPRYLLLLSHLLRLLPRKATLLLRELIDTGLDL
- the LOC131258769 gene encoding ketohexokinase-like isoform X3, whose amino-acid sequence is MEKKILCVGLCNIDIIQICDTYPVEDSDQRCQSSRWQRGGNASNNCTVLANLGSRCELLASFSDSNTFQFALNDLRKRQIAFDHCVYHRNTEVPLSTVWLSLATGTRTIVHSNPNLPELTKDDFAKIDFAEYEWIHFEGRRNTAEIMEMIHAINRWNENGHSKITISVELEKPRSSNLDLLKQGIDYVFVGKDFARFLGHESARAAVEALRQSYPGPKTIICPWGACDTIALDGEGRWYTQRTFPPEVIRDSLGAGDTFVAGCIFQLAGGSKTLQEALEFASRLAGDKLAHFGFDGPDGSGLGK